A single window of Mycolicibacterium madagascariense DNA harbors:
- a CDS encoding sulfite exporter TauE/SafE family protein: MLAIALILVLALGAGALGGIVGTGSSLVLLPVLVVLYGPRMAVPMMGIAAVLANVARVMAWWRDIRWRPVVVYAATGAPAAVLGAHTLLTISPRIVDGFLGVFFLAMIPIRRIAATREWRIRLWHLAIAGAVVGFLTGLVLSTGPLSVPIFTGFGLSGGAFLGTEAASALLLYAATITTFGQFGVLTTGLVVRGLVIGVALMVGPFLTRRLVRTLRPRTYSALIDAVLVAAAAGMLLALVSG, from the coding sequence GTGCTGGCCATTGCCCTCATCCTCGTGCTCGCGCTCGGCGCCGGTGCCCTCGGCGGCATCGTCGGCACCGGGTCGTCGCTGGTGCTGCTGCCGGTGCTCGTCGTGCTGTACGGGCCGCGCATGGCAGTGCCCATGATGGGCATCGCGGCGGTGCTCGCCAACGTCGCGCGAGTGATGGCGTGGTGGCGGGACATTCGGTGGCGACCCGTCGTCGTCTACGCCGCGACGGGCGCCCCTGCCGCCGTCCTCGGGGCGCACACGCTGTTGACGATCTCCCCGAGGATCGTCGACGGATTCCTCGGCGTGTTCTTCCTCGCGATGATCCCCATCCGCAGGATCGCGGCCACGCGGGAGTGGCGAATACGGCTGTGGCACCTCGCCATCGCCGGGGCGGTGGTCGGGTTCCTCACCGGTCTGGTGCTGTCGACCGGCCCGCTCAGCGTGCCCATCTTCACGGGGTTCGGGCTCAGCGGTGGCGCCTTTCTCGGCACCGAGGCCGCGAGCGCGCTGCTGCTCTATGCCGCCACGATCACCACGTTCGGGCAGTTCGGCGTTCTCACGACAGGTCTCGTCGTGCGGGGCTTGGTGATTGGCGTGGCCCTCATGGTCGGGCCGTTCCTCACCCGCCGGCTCGTCCGCACTCTCCGTCCACGCACGTACTCGGCCCTGATCGACGCGGTGTTGGTCGCAGCGGCCGCCGGCATGTTGCTCGCGCTGGTGAGCGGCTAG
- a CDS encoding APC family permease, with amino-acid sequence MAVRDTAQEPELKRTLGSFQVFAISFAFISVAVGIFASYENLLGTAGPVGIWLWVIASIGQTLVALVVAQFAARIALSGSSYQWASRLASPKVGWLFGWLTFWYLATGVVAMDDALSSQALMPMLGLPASEDTARIITVGVLVVQAVLVIASTRLLGLITSAAVGLELAIVVVLVLALGAVMLFTGSGTFDNLTSRGITANAPDYFGLGGGLMAGMLMGLLTLVGFDSAANLAEEARDPYRSVPRAIVASVLAASVLGLVFLVALTLAIKDIPAVSASESPVAAIIRGQLGSVVERITLAGLVFAMFGAGMVVMAACARQVFAMARDGRFPAHGLMRRVHPRTQTPVPATILIVGIGIVLMVALPGQALLQLILGGTILPALIYGAIVILYLFVRKRLDVKEGGFTLGRFEMPVAIAALVWVVAALVFLVTPGDATVPALIVVALILAGGVYFGYLLRFHPDVLREAPADEAQSPM; translated from the coding sequence ATGGCGGTGCGGGACACGGCGCAGGAGCCGGAGCTCAAGCGGACGCTCGGCTCGTTTCAGGTATTCGCGATCTCGTTCGCCTTCATCTCGGTGGCGGTGGGGATCTTCGCGTCGTACGAGAACCTGCTGGGGACGGCGGGACCGGTGGGGATCTGGCTGTGGGTGATCGCCTCGATCGGCCAGACCCTGGTGGCACTGGTCGTCGCGCAGTTCGCCGCGCGCATCGCGCTGAGCGGGTCGTCCTATCAGTGGGCGTCGCGTCTGGCCAGTCCGAAGGTCGGCTGGTTGTTCGGCTGGTTGACGTTCTGGTACCTGGCGACCGGCGTGGTCGCCATGGACGACGCACTGTCCAGTCAGGCCCTGATGCCGATGTTGGGACTGCCCGCGAGTGAGGACACCGCGCGGATCATCACGGTGGGGGTGCTCGTCGTGCAGGCCGTGCTGGTGATCGCCTCGACGCGGTTGCTTGGGCTGATCACCTCCGCCGCGGTGGGTCTGGAGCTCGCGATCGTCGTGGTGCTGGTCCTCGCCCTCGGCGCGGTCATGCTGTTCACCGGGAGCGGCACCTTCGACAACCTGACCTCGCGCGGGATCACCGCGAACGCGCCCGACTACTTCGGTCTCGGCGGTGGCCTGATGGCCGGGATGCTGATGGGCCTGCTGACCCTCGTCGGGTTCGACTCGGCGGCCAATCTCGCCGAGGAGGCCAGGGATCCGTACCGCAGCGTCCCGCGGGCGATCGTCGCGTCGGTGCTCGCCGCGTCGGTGCTCGGGCTGGTGTTCCTCGTCGCGCTGACGCTGGCGATCAAGGACATTCCCGCCGTCAGCGCCAGCGAGTCTCCCGTCGCCGCCATCATCCGCGGTCAGCTGGGGTCGGTCGTCGAACGAATCACCCTTGCGGGCTTGGTCTTTGCGATGTTCGGCGCGGGCATGGTCGTGATGGCGGCCTGCGCCAGGCAGGTGTTCGCGATGGCCCGCGACGGCAGATTCCCGGCCCACGGTCTCATGCGACGGGTCCATCCGCGGACGCAGACGCCGGTCCCGGCGACGATCCTGATCGTGGGCATCGGCATCGTGCTGATGGTCGCGCTACCCGGCCAGGCGCTGCTGCAGTTGATCCTCGGGGGCACCATCCTGCCCGCGTTGATCTACGGCGCCATCGTGATCCTGTACCTCTTCGTGCGAAAGCGCTTGGACGTCAAGGAGGGTGGCTTCACCCTCGGCCGCTTCGAGATGCCGGTCGCCATCGCCGCGTTGGTCTGGGTGGTGGCGGCACTGGTGTTCCTGGTGACGCCGGGAGACGCCACCGTCCCCGCGCTCATCGTGGTCGCCCTGATCCTGGCCGGCGGGGTCTACTTCGGATACCTGCTGCGGTTCCACCCCGACGTCCTGCGGGAGGCGCCGGCCGACGAGGCTCAGAGCCCGATGTAG
- a CDS encoding ABC transporter permease yields MTDLSLATRPDADAGPAPAGVPSRGRDVFVPADIRRPGAIAALRRRLHWPLGVYTTPVAILVVWEILGLAGVIPPLYAPAPTDIAATAVELWRDGTLGPDLAISLQRAGLGLALGLSIGIVTGVLGGFLRRGEYLFNGVAQILNTIPLLAVLPLMIVWFGIDELTKVLLIAFGAGVPMYLNLFAAIRGVDQRLIEMARTTGAGRRRIVGWVLLPGALPGFLVGVRFSLAYSVLGLVAAETVNADSGLGFLVTQAQTYLQTNQVFVGLVIYSVLGLLADQIVRILERVLLRWRPSYEAT; encoded by the coding sequence ATGACAGACCTCAGTCTGGCGACGCGGCCGGACGCCGATGCCGGGCCCGCGCCCGCCGGAGTGCCGTCGCGTGGCCGAGACGTGTTCGTACCGGCCGACATTCGACGACCGGGCGCCATCGCCGCCCTGCGGCGGCGGCTGCACTGGCCACTCGGTGTCTACACCACGCCCGTGGCGATCCTCGTCGTGTGGGAGATCCTCGGGTTGGCCGGGGTCATCCCCCCGCTGTACGCCCCGGCGCCCACCGACATCGCGGCCACGGCCGTTGAACTCTGGCGCGACGGGACGCTCGGACCCGATCTGGCGATCTCGCTGCAGCGCGCGGGTCTCGGGCTCGCCCTCGGGCTGAGCATCGGCATCGTGACGGGGGTGCTCGGCGGCTTTCTGCGGCGCGGAGAGTACCTGTTCAACGGCGTCGCGCAAATCCTCAACACCATCCCGCTGCTGGCGGTGCTGCCCCTGATGATCGTGTGGTTCGGCATCGACGAACTGACCAAGGTGCTGCTGATCGCGTTCGGTGCGGGCGTGCCGATGTACCTCAACCTCTTCGCCGCGATTCGGGGGGTCGATCAACGCCTGATCGAGATGGCCCGCACGACCGGTGCTGGCCGCCGGCGCATCGTCGGGTGGGTGCTGCTGCCCGGTGCACTGCCGGGATTCCTGGTGGGAGTGCGGTTTTCGCTCGCCTACAGCGTCCTCGGACTGGTGGCCGCCGAGACCGTCAACGCGGATTCGGGACTGGGCTTCCTCGTCACCCAGGCCCAGACGTATCTGCAGACCAACCAGGTGTTCGTCGGGCTGGTGATCTACTCGGTGCTTGGCCTGCTGGCCGATCAGATCGTCCGCATCCTCGAGCGGGTGCTGCTGCGGTGGCGGCCCAGTTACGAGGCGACGTGA
- a CDS encoding aldehyde dehydrogenase family protein, which translates to MIPVFNPSTEEQIAEVPDSDQAAVDAAVARARDTFESGAWRKLPAARRAEVLFRAADIIRARSDELAELESRNNGMTAMGAQQIIKVANEMLIYYAGWVGKIHGESAPLVSDGLLGHYETFHTYTQLEPVGVVGLIIPWNGPFFVAMLKVAPALAAGCSVVLKPAEETPLTALKLEEIFREAGVPDGVVNVLTGYGETTGAALTAHPDVDKIAFTGSTEVGRLIVKAAAGNLKRLTLELGGKSPLIMFDDANLDKAIMGAGMGLLAGSGQNCSCTSRIYVQRGIYDQVVDGLVAFAQMLPMGGNDDPNSVLGPLISEKQRTRVAGIVADGVAGGAQVVTGGQPMDRRGYFYEATIITDTTPDMRLIREEIFGPVGCIIPFDDEDEAIAAANDTEYGLAGAIWTENLSRAHRVVNELRGGQIWVNSALAADPSMPICGHKQSGWGGERGKKGLEAYFNVKSVYIGL; encoded by the coding sequence ATGATCCCGGTCTTCAACCCGTCCACCGAGGAGCAGATCGCCGAGGTCCCCGACTCCGACCAGGCCGCGGTCGACGCGGCGGTCGCCAGGGCCCGCGACACCTTCGAATCGGGTGCCTGGCGCAAGCTGCCCGCCGCCCGGCGTGCGGAGGTGCTCTTCCGGGCGGCCGACATCATCCGCGCCCGCAGTGACGAACTCGCCGAACTCGAGTCGCGCAACAACGGCATGACCGCCATGGGTGCACAGCAGATCATCAAGGTCGCCAACGAGATGCTGATCTACTACGCCGGCTGGGTGGGCAAGATCCACGGCGAGTCGGCGCCGCTGGTCTCCGACGGCCTCCTCGGCCACTACGAGACGTTCCACACCTACACCCAGCTCGAGCCGGTGGGCGTCGTCGGTCTGATCATTCCGTGGAACGGACCCTTCTTCGTCGCGATGCTCAAGGTGGCGCCCGCCCTGGCCGCGGGCTGCAGCGTCGTCCTCAAGCCTGCCGAGGAAACCCCTTTGACCGCACTGAAACTCGAGGAGATCTTCCGCGAGGCCGGGGTGCCCGACGGCGTCGTCAACGTCCTCACCGGCTACGGCGAGACCACCGGCGCCGCCCTCACCGCACACCCGGACGTCGACAAGATCGCGTTCACCGGTTCGACGGAGGTCGGCAGGCTGATCGTCAAGGCGGCCGCGGGCAACCTCAAGCGCCTGACCCTCGAACTAGGCGGCAAGTCCCCGCTGATCATGTTCGACGACGCCAACCTGGACAAGGCGATCATGGGCGCGGGCATGGGCCTGCTGGCCGGCTCGGGTCAGAACTGCTCGTGCACGTCGCGGATCTACGTCCAGCGCGGCATCTACGACCAGGTGGTCGACGGGCTGGTGGCCTTCGCACAGATGCTGCCGATGGGCGGCAACGACGACCCGAATTCCGTTCTGGGACCGCTGATCAGCGAGAAGCAACGCACGCGCGTCGCGGGCATCGTCGCCGACGGCGTCGCGGGCGGCGCGCAGGTGGTGACCGGCGGTCAGCCGATGGACCGCCGCGGGTACTTCTACGAGGCGACCATCATCACCGACACCACACCCGACATGCGGCTGATCCGCGAGGAGATCTTCGGACCCGTCGGATGCATCATCCCGTTCGATGACGAGGACGAGGCCATCGCCGCCGCCAACGACACGGAATACGGTCTCGCCGGGGCGATTTGGACCGAGAACCTGAGCCGCGCCCACCGCGTCGTCAACGAGCTGCGCGGCGGCCAGATCTGGGTCAACTCCGCGCTGGCGGCCGATCCCTCGATGCCCATCTGCGGGCACAAGCAGTCCGGCTGGGGCGGCGAGCGCGGCAAGAAGGGGCTGGAGGCCTACTTCAACGTGAAGTCGGTCTACATCGGGCTCTGA
- a CDS encoding ABC transporter ATP-binding protein yields the protein MSAQAVLVDQVVRTFGDRTVLDHLDLTIDDEELVVLLGPSGCGKSTLLRLLAGLDRPDGGRVEVPTKRAIVFQGDRLLPWQRVLRNVTLGLHGSDAEQRARKALADVHLAGRERAWPKQLSGGEAQRVALARALVAEPDLILLDEPFAALDAITRVKMHDLVRELRREHHASMLLVTHDVDEAIALADRIVVLGNGRIEDAHRVRLSAADREASLARDELRLALLADLGLASAH from the coding sequence GTGAGCGCTCAGGCCGTTCTGGTCGACCAGGTGGTGAGGACGTTCGGCGACCGCACCGTGCTCGACCACCTCGATCTCACCATCGACGACGAGGAACTCGTCGTACTGCTCGGGCCGTCGGGATGTGGCAAGAGCACGCTGTTGCGCCTACTCGCCGGGCTCGACCGACCCGACGGTGGACGCGTCGAGGTTCCGACCAAGCGCGCCATCGTGTTTCAGGGCGACCGGCTCCTGCCGTGGCAGCGCGTCCTGCGCAACGTGACGCTGGGCCTGCACGGCTCCGATGCCGAGCAGCGCGCCAGGAAGGCCTTGGCCGACGTACACCTCGCCGGGCGGGAAAGGGCGTGGCCCAAACAACTCTCGGGCGGGGAAGCCCAACGGGTCGCACTGGCCCGTGCGCTCGTCGCCGAGCCGGACCTCATCCTGCTCGACGAGCCGTTCGCGGCACTCGACGCCATCACCAGGGTCAAGATGCACGACCTGGTTCGCGAACTGCGTCGCGAGCACCACGCCTCGATGCTGCTCGTCACGCACGACGTCGACGAGGCCATCGCGTTGGCCGACCGCATCGTGGTGCTGGGCAACGGACGAATCGAAGACGCGCACCGCGTCCGGCTGTCGGCCGCCGACCGCGAGGCCAGCCTGGCCCGCGACGAACTGCGCTTGGCCCTGCTCGCCGACCTCGGTCTGGCCAGCGCGCACTAA
- a CDS encoding molybdopterin-dependent oxidoreductase: protein MAQTALSPHVNDTPTRPGALPGIAAAAIAVGVGALVAVPFGPAADARSAVGSAVIDLTPGPVKEWAIQTFGTNDKLFLTVMVLVVIAVVAAVAGQWERTRVPVGSVVIALAAVAGCAAVLSRPDASLVDVVPTLVGAVCGIAVLRFLTSRRVLRPRAAADAATETTVDQPADAGRRSSLAALGFVGIGVVGGVVGAALTRRLHSVSGDRAAFAPPTVARPLPPPPPDVQPAGVALPSYVTSAKDFYRIDTALSVPQLSRADWALKVHGMVDREITYRFGDLAKFAPVEKMVTLTCVSNPVGGNLISNGVWSGYRVRDLLAAAGVHPDADMVLSTSVDGFTAGTPVEALTDGRDALLAITLDGQPLPVEHGYPARLVVPGLYGYVSATKWVTDLELTRFDRAQAYWTGLGWSAKGPIKTESRIDVPRSGQVVPKGAVRFGGVAWAQPRGIRAVEVRIDDGPWLPAQLGGSFSNDAWRLWSFDWQAVQPGQHRITVRATDNTGAVQTADEADVMPDGATGYHTVSFSVA from the coding sequence ATGGCCCAAACGGCGCTGTCCCCCCACGTCAACGACACCCCGACGCGTCCCGGCGCCCTGCCCGGCATCGCTGCGGCGGCGATCGCCGTCGGGGTGGGCGCACTCGTCGCCGTCCCGTTCGGCCCGGCCGCCGACGCCCGCAGCGCGGTCGGCTCCGCCGTCATCGACCTGACCCCCGGCCCGGTCAAGGAATGGGCCATCCAGACCTTCGGCACCAACGACAAACTGTTCCTGACGGTCATGGTGCTGGTCGTCATCGCCGTCGTCGCCGCCGTCGCCGGGCAGTGGGAACGCACGCGCGTGCCGGTGGGCAGCGTGGTGATCGCCCTGGCCGCGGTCGCGGGCTGCGCCGCCGTGCTGTCCCGGCCGGACGCGTCGCTCGTCGACGTGGTTCCGACGCTAGTGGGGGCCGTGTGCGGCATCGCGGTGCTGCGCTTCCTCACCTCCCGGCGCGTGCTGCGGCCGCGCGCCGCGGCCGACGCCGCCACCGAAACCACCGTCGATCAGCCCGCCGACGCGGGCCGACGGTCCTCGCTGGCCGCCCTGGGGTTCGTCGGCATCGGCGTCGTCGGTGGGGTCGTCGGTGCGGCACTGACGCGGCGCCTGCACTCGGTGTCCGGGGACCGCGCCGCGTTCGCGCCGCCGACCGTCGCCCGGCCGCTCCCGCCGCCGCCCCCCGACGTGCAGCCGGCCGGCGTCGCCCTGCCCAGCTACGTCACGTCCGCGAAGGACTTCTACCGGATCGACACGGCGCTGAGCGTGCCGCAGCTCAGCCGGGCCGACTGGGCGCTCAAGGTGCACGGCATGGTCGACCGCGAGATCACCTACCGCTTCGGCGATCTGGCGAAGTTCGCACCCGTCGAGAAGATGGTGACGCTCACCTGCGTGTCGAACCCGGTGGGCGGCAACCTCATCTCGAACGGGGTGTGGTCGGGCTACCGGGTGCGCGACCTGCTGGCCGCGGCGGGCGTGCACCCCGACGCCGACATGGTGCTGTCGACCTCCGTCGACGGCTTCACGGCGGGCACACCCGTGGAGGCCCTCACCGACGGCCGCGACGCGCTCCTCGCGATCACCCTCGACGGGCAACCCCTGCCCGTCGAGCACGGCTACCCGGCGCGCCTGGTGGTACCCGGCCTGTACGGCTACGTCTCGGCGACCAAGTGGGTCACCGATCTCGAGCTCACCCGCTTCGACCGCGCCCAGGCCTACTGGACGGGGCTCGGCTGGTCGGCCAAGGGCCCCATCAAGACCGAGTCGCGCATCGACGTCCCCCGCAGCGGTCAGGTCGTGCCGAAGGGTGCGGTGCGGTTCGGCGGCGTGGCGTGGGCGCAACCCCGCGGCATCCGCGCCGTCGAGGTGCGCATCGACGACGGCCCCTGGTTGCCTGCGCAGCTGGGCGGCAGCTTCAGCAACGACGCTTGGCGACTGTGGAGTTTCGACTGGCAGGCCGTGCAGCCCGGCCAGCACCGCATCACCGTGCGGGCCACCGACAACACCGGGGCGGTGCAGACCGCCGACGAGGCCGACGTGATGCCCGACGGCGCCACCGGCTACCACACGGTGTCGTTCTCGGTGGCGTGA
- a CDS encoding serine/threonine-protein kinase codes for MSTGELLCGRYAVRGVLGRGGMAVVRDGWDGRLGRAVAVKSLHPQLVGDAESRRRFAHEARAAAALSHPNIVAVHDSGEHAGVPFIVMERLPGTTLADLIARGPLPQDRVRAILAEVLAALATAHAAGIVHRDVKPGNILFTASGRVKVADFGIAKTVGTDHTVAGQVLGTVAYLSPDRLLGTPATPSDDVYAVGVVGYEALTGRRPFPQDTLGSLSRAIMTERPPALRGDVDPATAAVIERAMAPRADWRFADAEEMRAALTEPSPAPPRSPTLVMTSVPPRRNRRFALLGAGLLAVIVAAAALISDVSDTPTPSTPTPSTPTPDPFATTVAPSVTPSPLTPTITAITPATPSVANPPRKHGHGHARGGEG; via the coding sequence ATGTCGACCGGTGAATTGCTGTGCGGCCGGTACGCGGTGCGGGGGGTGCTGGGCCGGGGCGGCATGGCGGTGGTCCGCGACGGATGGGACGGCCGGTTGGGGCGGGCCGTCGCCGTCAAGTCGCTGCACCCGCAGTTGGTCGGCGATGCCGAGAGCCGGCGCCGCTTCGCCCACGAGGCGCGCGCGGCCGCCGCGCTGAGCCACCCCAACATCGTCGCCGTCCACGACAGCGGCGAGCACGCCGGCGTCCCGTTCATCGTCATGGAACGCCTGCCCGGCACCACCCTGGCCGACCTCATCGCCCGCGGCCCGCTCCCCCAGGACCGGGTGCGCGCCATCCTGGCCGAGGTGCTGGCCGCGCTCGCCACCGCGCACGCGGCCGGCATCGTGCACCGCGACGTCAAACCCGGCAACATCCTGTTCACCGCGTCGGGCCGGGTGAAGGTGGCCGACTTCGGCATCGCCAAGACCGTGGGCACCGATCACACCGTCGCGGGCCAGGTGCTCGGCACCGTCGCCTACCTCAGCCCCGACCGGTTGCTGGGGACGCCGGCGACGCCGTCGGACGACGTGTACGCCGTCGGGGTCGTCGGCTACGAGGCGCTCACCGGCCGCCGGCCCTTCCCCCAGGACACCCTGGGATCGCTGTCGCGCGCGATCATGACCGAGCGCCCGCCCGCACTGCGCGGTGACGTCGACCCCGCGACGGCGGCGGTCATCGAGCGGGCGATGGCGCCGCGGGCCGACTGGCGCTTCGCCGACGCCGAGGAGATGCGGGCCGCGCTGACCGAACCCAGCCCGGCGCCACCGCGGTCGCCGACCCTGGTCATGACCTCCGTGCCCCCACGCCGCAACCGTAGGTTCGCGCTGCTGGGTGCGGGTCTGCTGGCCGTGATCGTCGCGGCCGCGGCGCTCATCTCCGACGTGTCGGACACCCCGACGCCCTCGACCCCGACGCCCTCGACCCCGACGCCCGATCCGTTCGCGACCACCGTGGCGCCGTCGGTCACCCCGAGCCCGCTCACGCCGACGATCACCGCCATCACCCCCGCCACGCCGTCGGTCGCCAACCCGCCCCGCAAGCACGGCCACGGCCACGCGCGCGGCGGCGAGGGATGA
- a CDS encoding GAP family protein — translation MWSSVAALALPIALDPVRLGVALLLVSRPRPAQNLLVYWIGCVSASCLLLLAPLLVLHYTPAFAPFVRDLSNPATTASAAVRYVEIGLGVVILALAALVAVRAVARRRASVSAGAQPDASPVSRLLQRGREAPAEGASLVQRLLARAHHAWEGGALWVALAIGFWAGPNPSLVMVSLATILASGAMFGAQLGAAVVFILTSLALVEIVLISNLLAPAGTQAALRRLHDWVAGYRQLIVVAILTLVGLAFVAQGAGVL, via the coding sequence ATGTGGAGTTCGGTGGCGGCGTTGGCCCTGCCCATCGCCCTGGACCCGGTGCGTCTCGGCGTCGCCCTGCTCCTGGTGTCGCGACCCCGCCCGGCGCAGAACCTGCTCGTCTACTGGATTGGCTGCGTCAGCGCGAGTTGTCTGCTGCTGCTCGCGCCGCTGCTGGTGCTGCACTACACCCCGGCGTTCGCGCCGTTCGTCCGCGACCTGTCCAATCCCGCGACCACCGCCAGCGCCGCCGTCCGGTACGTCGAGATCGGGCTGGGCGTCGTGATCCTCGCCCTCGCGGCGCTCGTCGCGGTGCGCGCCGTGGCCCGTCGGCGCGCCAGCGTGTCGGCCGGGGCGCAGCCCGACGCCTCTCCGGTGTCGCGGTTGCTGCAGCGCGGTCGGGAGGCGCCAGCGGAGGGCGCCTCGCTGGTTCAGCGGCTGCTGGCCCGCGCCCATCACGCCTGGGAGGGCGGAGCGCTGTGGGTGGCGTTGGCGATCGGGTTCTGGGCGGGCCCCAACCCGTCGCTGGTCATGGTCTCCCTGGCGACGATCCTGGCGTCCGGAGCCATGTTCGGCGCCCAGCTCGGGGCCGCCGTCGTCTTCATCCTGACGAGCCTCGCGCTGGTCGAGATCGTGTTGATCAGCAATCTGCTCGCACCCGCGGGGACGCAGGCGGCCCTGCGCCGCCTGCACGACTGGGTCGCCGGCTACCGGCAGCTGATCGTCGTCGCCATCCTGACCCTGGTGGGGTTGGCGTTCGTCGCGCAGGGCGCCGGGGTGCTCTGA
- a CDS encoding FAD-dependent monooxygenase → MPRHAVISGAGIAGPALAHQLAARGWQTTVVERFPQRRDEGQNVDVRGSAREVVRRMGIEDDVRAANTGEIGMRFLDADGRPAATFPMNAPGQTDGPTAELEILRGELSRILIEHSRERTEYRFDCRIVDLVDDGERVAVTLDDGTALDADLVVIAEGLRSRSRRFVTSADVTDLGMYFAYVTIAREDSDEPWWDWQHVSESRAVHTRPDNLGTTRTILTFISEVRGLEDLHRDDQVAILRRTFADVGGAAPRILAALEDGAPLYFSAVGQVNAPVWSKGRIALLGDAAFCPATFGGGGTSLALIGAYVLAGELGSTDDLRTALANYERFMGAHVAASRTVHIGMLRRMNPRTRLGIRTLHGLARIVASPVVRTAMSVVGKTLVHVSADDLRLPDYPQVAVAEGGAR, encoded by the coding sequence ATGCCACGTCACGCCGTCATCTCCGGGGCCGGCATCGCCGGACCCGCACTGGCTCACCAGCTCGCCGCCCGCGGGTGGCAGACCACCGTCGTCGAACGCTTTCCGCAGCGGCGCGACGAGGGCCAGAACGTCGACGTGCGCGGGTCGGCCCGCGAGGTCGTCCGGCGGATGGGCATCGAGGACGACGTGCGCGCCGCCAACACCGGCGAGATCGGCATGCGCTTCCTCGACGCCGACGGCAGGCCCGCCGCGACGTTCCCCATGAACGCGCCGGGGCAGACCGACGGCCCGACGGCGGAGCTGGAGATCCTGCGCGGCGAGCTGTCCCGCATCCTGATCGAGCACTCCCGCGAGCGGACGGAGTACCGATTCGACTGCAGGATCGTCGATCTCGTCGACGACGGCGAGCGCGTGGCGGTGACCCTCGACGACGGCACGGCGCTCGACGCCGATCTCGTCGTCATCGCCGAGGGGCTGCGGTCGCGGTCGCGCCGATTCGTGACGTCCGCCGACGTCACCGATCTGGGCATGTACTTCGCCTACGTCACCATCGCGCGCGAGGACTCCGACGAACCGTGGTGGGACTGGCAGCACGTCAGCGAGTCCCGTGCGGTGCACACCCGGCCGGACAACCTGGGCACCACGCGCACCATCCTGACGTTCATCTCCGAAGTCCGCGGCCTGGAGGACCTGCACCGCGACGACCAGGTCGCCATCCTGCGGCGGACCTTCGCCGACGTGGGCGGCGCCGCACCGCGCATCCTCGCCGCGCTCGAAGATGGTGCGCCGCTGTACTTCTCGGCCGTCGGCCAGGTCAATGCGCCCGTCTGGAGCAAGGGCCGCATCGCCCTGCTCGGCGACGCGGCGTTCTGTCCCGCCACGTTCGGCGGGGGCGGGACCAGCCTCGCCCTCATCGGCGCCTACGTGCTGGCCGGTGAACTCGGCAGCACCGATGACCTGCGCACCGCGCTCGCCAACTACGAGCGCTTCATGGGCGCGCACGTCGCCGCCTCCCGGACCGTGCACATCGGCATGCTGCGACGGATGAACCCCCGTACGCGCCTTGGCATTCGGACGCTACACGGCCTCGCCCGCATCGTGGCGAGCCCGGTGGTGCGCACCGCCATGTCGGTCGTCGGCAAGACCCTGGTCCACGTGTCGGCCGACGATCTACGGCTGCCCGACTATCCGCAGGTCGCGGTCGCCGAGGGCGGGGCGCGCTAG
- a CDS encoding MarR family winged helix-turn-helix transcriptional regulator, whose product MKHERDASGHWLAGLSDPMVSMRDFLQAHDELIRRQARRMGLNATDMQTLRLLDLHGPLGPTELARRLDLKTASVTVVLDRLEAAGHVERIRDERDRRRVTVRALPQALDLLFDTWAPVVRALDDIARGLTPAQRSGVCAFFDGAAAVIAQTPES is encoded by the coding sequence GTGAAACACGAGCGTGACGCCTCGGGACACTGGCTCGCCGGGCTCAGCGACCCCATGGTGTCGATGCGGGACTTCCTTCAGGCCCACGACGAGTTGATCCGGCGGCAGGCGCGGCGAATGGGGCTCAACGCCACCGACATGCAGACGCTGCGGTTGCTCGACCTGCACGGTCCGCTCGGGCCCACCGAGTTGGCGCGGCGTCTGGACCTCAAGACGGCGTCGGTGACCGTGGTGCTGGACCGCCTCGAAGCCGCCGGACACGTCGAACGCATCAGGGACGAGCGCGACCGGCGCCGGGTGACGGTGCGCGCCCTGCCGCAGGCCCTCGACCTGCTGTTCGACACCTGGGCGCCCGTCGTGCGGGCGCTCGACGACATTGCCCGCGGTCTCACCCCGGCTCAGCGCAGTGGCGTCTGCGCGTTCTTCGACGGGGCTGCGGCTGTGATCGCCCAGACCCCCGAATCCTGA